Within the Vigna angularis cultivar LongXiaoDou No.4 chromosome 10, ASM1680809v1, whole genome shotgun sequence genome, the region TCTGGTGTTTTGTGTCTTTTAACGTGAGTGAGTGAAATGCTTAGTTATGGCAGAAGGCTTTGGTGTTTGTTTTTGCAGTCTGGGGCGTTTGGGGTGTCTAGGGAAGGTTATATGTTGCTCCAGTTTGCTCCTTCGGTTGGTACGGAAGAATCCATATATGATTGGAACCAAAAGCAGGTAACTTAAGATTCTTCTATTGAGTCTAATAGTTAGGTAACTGGCATGGTTTTCGTGTCTTtgtaaaaacaatattataattaagttaCTGAAATTTTTGGTTAGTCCACTTTCTAGGTTCCTTAACTATGGTAAGATAAAGTTGAGATAAATAAAAGAGACTATATTTAAGATTAAACTGAGAGAGCTTGAAAACTCTCCTCGTATGATCTCATATTTATATTGATAGTATTATGATACAATGTGTATAGGGACGGTGAAAGATCAATCATACATACTTAGGTACGAAGATAGGTACGGTACTAGTATTTTCCCAATACAACTACTTCCTAATGCTTATTCCAACAGATAATATTATCTGATCTTTTTAGTGAGTAATTTAGAAGACACATGTATGTGGTGGAGATGTTATatctttctattattatattagtCTATTACATTTTTGTTAACTTTCCTTATGAAGGTAGGTTTGGTGTCTTGGTAAAATAAGTGAGTGTCCGAGAGGTGCTTGAACATTTCTGGCTACTTAATGTTTTGGTTTCTCTAAAATGTAAGGACTTGTTATGTATTCTTGTGAGTGTGCTACACCAACTCCACTAATCCATTGTCTGGATAAATACAACCTTTTAGACTGAAAAATTAGTATATGGTCCTGGATCACCATGTGTGCATGATCCCCAAGAATATTCATGTGACATAAATTCAAGATTTTCAATTTACAGAAGAGTGTTAACAACACTCAATTGCATGTGACCAGGGTGATCCTAGACAAGTAATAATTTTGCACTAGATCTTGTTTAAAATGtaacttcaattttaaattaagacaGTGGGGAGTATTCCTCTTAGGAACTTTGAATTTCTTGGAAAATATGATCTCATTTGTTATACTTTAGGGGTTTTGCCTAGGTGGTTCAAGATTCGTATGTTTTTGCTCTTcaaatgtataaatgtgttgttgACATCAGTTTGAGTGGTTGCTTAGGGGCTACATTGGTATGCCATCTTTTTGTGTTTCACTTTGGGGAAACTTTAGTTTtgattagtttaaaattatgcTAAATAAATGGATAATGCTGACAAATAAGTTGTTGTATGTAAGAAATTAGAAGTGgtgttaaacaaaaaaataatgtattggGAGAAAGGGATGCAGTGGTTGGACTTAAGTCTGAAacttgaagttgaagaagttcaGGACAAGGCCATTATGTAAAACTGAAATGAAGGAAATTAAGgaagtttaaatttttgttttttgaatgAGACTTGAATTAGACATTATCAAgtacataataaattttatttatggtCTCTTTTCTCTTGCCATCCTATCACTAACAAGTTGCTACTCATCATCATTCATTGCATTGATGCTTCTGTATATTTTCCATTGCCAGTTCAACCGATTTGATTTTTATCCCttctttgagaaaaaaaaaataaagataatgatTTCGTTGTTCCTATAAGACGGTTTAGTTGTTAGAACTACCCATAATGCCATATGCAAGGAGTGTGCTCTGATTTAATGTCAAATGTTGCAATGCACTATACCTCCATTTTTCTCTGGCCTTCTCTAAATAAGATCACTTGTAGGCTCCCATGAGGCCAATGGGCCCTTGACGAGGCCTAAAGAATGAGTGGGCTCCATGAACCACTAGGCCATGAAGGTAGTAAGACAAGACGAGGAAAAGTGTATGTGAGAAAGAAGAATCGAATGGTTGAGGTGGCATGACTTAGGGGCAGAGCAGTTAGATGAGAGAGAAGGATATTTGGGTGAATGGAAATCCTATTTGTATTCGGTTTTGCTGTTAGTTAAGGGAGAGAGGGATTTTGGTAAAAATGGGAGGAACCGCTTGTGTTGCTCTAGAGGAGCATAGCTCTGGCCCAGTGGGATTTGTTATCCTTCAATATTATGCtttcattaacaaaataatacaaaGATTTGTGTTTacttcatttctttcttttttttcttgcttttgaGGTGTGGAGTTTGTAATATTTGGTCCGACCTACCAAATATCTCTTTCTCGGTGAATGTCACCAAAGAAGAAAGGAAGTAAGGTGAAATAAGGGAACCAGAAAATACAATAGTCATGGAGAGGGTTGAGATTGTTGAGGGAGAACTGGAATGAATGAGAGTTGTCATGGAGGAGATACGATTCCAAGCAATTGAAAATCAGTGAATGATAGAGATGATGAGTAAGGAGGCTACAATAAACCAATCGAAGTCAGTGAAATTGATGACTCGTAGCTGGGAGAAAATCCCTCACATGGAGGGAGAGAGCTCTATCGGGCCTAAAAAGACAAAAGATACGAAGTAGAAGGAGACCACTAGTATTAGATTGGCTTGAAGTCCTTAGAAGGAGAGGAGCTTGATGAATTCCGACAAACAGTGAAAAAGATTGAACTACCTATATTCACAGTTTGCATAAAGAAATTACAGCCCGAATTAGAAGTTTGCATGTTGTAAGTCAACTAAGGAGAGCAAGAATGATGAATGTAGCAAGAGCCATTGATATGGACTTTGTGAATAAGAACAGAGGATGGcatgggaaagaagaaacaCGTATGGGAAGCTATTCGAGTTACAAGACTAGTTCAAATATCTCAGGTCGCATTGCTTCTAGAAACCATGGGACTAGTGAAGGGGTTAATGGGGTTGGTCCAAACACAATAGGAGAATCAGGTGAAAATAATAGAAGCGGGCCTATAGATAGGGGAAAAAGGCATTTAGCCTATCAGGACTTGTTGGATAGGCGAAAGAGAGGGTTGTGTTTTAAATGTGGTGGACTTTACAACTTTATGCACCAATGCCCCGTGAAACAGCTCTGGGTCATATTGGTGGGTGATGAAATTCCAGATGGAATGTGATGACAAGAAATGCATATGAGAGAGAAGAGGGAGACACAGATGGTGAGCGTAGTGCCTTGAGTTTGCTCAATCTTGGAGCTAAAGAAATAGAGTTGCCTCGAACTCTTAAATTTAAAGGAAAGGTACATAAGTTGCATCTGTTTATTTTGATCAACAGTGAAGCATCACATAACTTTATTTCTAAAAGATTGGTTGAAGCAATGGGTTGGCCATGGGAGACCATCCTTGATGGGAGATGGTCACAAGTCAAAAACGTTTGGAGTTtgtcataaaattaaaatcgaAATAAATTGGGACTTCATAATAGATGCCTATTTGTTTGGTCAAGAGGACATTGATATGATTTTGGGCATGTCATGGCTGGTTTCTTTGAGGCCCAGAGAATGAGTTGACTCCATTAACCACTAGCCTATGAAGGTAGTAAGAGAAGATGGGGAAAAGTGTATGTGAGAAAGAAGAATTGGATGGCTAAGGTGGCATGACTTAGGGGCAGAGCAGTTAGATGAGAGAGAAGAATATTTAGGTGAATACAAATCCTATTTGTATTCAGTTAAGGAAGAGAGGGATTTTAGTAAAAAGGGGAGGAATCAATTGTCTTGCTCTAGAGGAGCATAGCTCTAGGCAGTGGGATTTGTTATTCTTCTGTGTTCTGCtttcattaacaaaataatacaaaCATCTGTGTTTacttcatttctttctttttttttttcttgcttttgaGGTGTGGTTTGCAACAGCCCTCCATTGAACCATAAAGAAAAGCAGATGTGATTTCATTGGAATTTATGATTCTGTTGAACATAGAACATGAGGTAGTGTTTCACTTTGCTTGAATGCAGGTGTTCTCACTTTCGGTAAGTGAAATGGGGACTCTAATTAGCCTTGGTGCAATGGAGTCTTGGGAATTTTCACGGGAGACTGCAAAGGCAAAAAGGTAGTTTTTTCTATGTGGATTCATCTGTATTAACAAATAACTACATGAGTGTTCTCAGCACCtgtttagtttttctttttcttttgtgttatGCCATAAGTAATGACTGCTGTGATATCATCTTTTAAAGCATTttgaaaattgtattattatgcAGCAATGGAATTGAAGTTAGAAAAGTTTTGAAGATGGAGCCACTTCTGGATGCTACTGGTCACTCATTTAGCTTAAGTAATTTTCTTTATTCATAAACTTCTGTTGCTGTTATTGTGTCAATTTGATTTTACTTTCCTGCCATCTTGAAGTTGTTGGGATACTCTGCAATGCACTTAGATTGATTTAGTTCACTGTTTTGTGCAAACTGCTGATCGAATCTTAGTAAGGGAATATTTTAACAGTAATTAGTCTTGACGTACTTTAAGGAATAATTTTGCTTATCCATTTTTAAGCCAACCTGAAAtataatggaaaaatattaaattctgtaaatatttaCTTCAGTTCTGACTCTGTTACGTCAATTTCCTAAGGTGTTTATAAAAAACCTGCGAACATGGAGGAAATTGAGGAAAACATCTATCTCCCTATTAGAAGGGCGCAGCTAGCAGTTTTAAGGTCAATTTTCAATGTATGgtttctcattctctctctttCCTCTAGTAGTTGAATATTCATTTTCATGATCCTATTATAATTTGGAATGAAAAGTTCCTGGCTATGTTTATTGAATAAAGTGATGTAGCATTTAGGAACAGGTTGtgtacaacatttttttttcttgaacgAAACTAAATTTCCTTTATGCAGGCTGATTCATATTTTGATTGTACTTTTGCTGCTTTTCTATGCAGTATATCGTGCCGTACCTTCTAGGTTGGAGTGCATTTGCAAGCACCATAAAGGCAGAGGTATATAGTCAAATGAACAGTGCCAACCCCAGATACAGTGCAAACAATGAAAGGAACAGATAGTAATCATCACTTCATCAATTACTGTAGACAGTTAGTTACAAAACCCTATGCTACCTTCTCAACTTTGAAATGTGTTGAATCTTTTCATTCTGATAGCATAATTTTTTGAGAAATTTTGAGTATCATTGTTAGAAcactcattttaatttatttatttacttttattcttttccttgttttttgTGTTTCGGTACTTgccttcttcttttgtttttgaatttaattagtATGTATTGAtgtaaatatttcataaaatcatggattaatttaaaatattcaatttttccTGTCCCTCAATCAAATTCATATATTGCTGAAAAACTATATTCAAGAGAGGGCTTGCTGCATTTTTATAGCTGTTATGCTGTTAAGTAATAATTCTCTACcttttatttagtaaaaataatataagaaggtttattttttatatttttcaagtaAGAGCTAAAAGTTGGGCTTCAAATTCGTCCTAAAGTCATGCCAAACCAAACTTGGGTAAAGAATATCAGACACACAAGCAGAGTGTATAATTTCAATAGTTAGATACTGGTATAAAGTGAGTTTACTCTAAGTTCTAGTAATACAAAACTTTCACATTGCTAGTTATGTACTCTTACTTTTACTAATGTTGAACATAGTGAAAAATGGGTTTGAGATTAATTTCTCttgtgtaaaaaatatatatacgatattatatttgtaatagaaaaaatatgagttaagttcaaaatacaaataaagaataatgacaaaataattaaaaataaaagataaagataacaTATCAAGAtaagatatctaataatttAAGCTATCTAACACTTTTCCTCAAGTTAATGCATTCAAATcgtatatattaaatttgttacaaatataatcagtTTTGGGTCTTTGTAAAgatttagtgaaaatatctgctAATTAATCACTTGAGTTAACAAATTCAATCTTGATGTctctagatacaatttcctctCAAATGAAATGATAGTCAATCTAAATGTACTTGATCTTTTTATGAAAGACATGATTAAAACTAATATGAAGAGCATTGattgtcacatataagtgtcatttgagtgacatctccaaattgtaactttttaagcaattgtttaagGAAAACAAGCTCACAAGTGGTTGAGGCCATAGTTATATATTCTACTTCTGCACCAAATCTTGCCATaacactttgtttctttcttttccaaaagATCAAGTTACCACTAATGAAAATACAATATCTTGATGCAGACCTTCTATTAGTAGGAGATCCTACTCCATTAGAATCTGAATAACAAACAACTCTTGTATGGTTATTAGAACTATACAACAACCATTTTCTAGGAGctcctttaatgtactttaatatacaGATGAATGCATTTTAATGATCTTCACATGGGgaattaagaaattaacttaCCACACTAACTGCAAAGGAAATGTTAGGACGAGTAGCTGtaagataattcaatttttcaactAGTCTTCTACACTACTCGGGATTTGATATAGGATACCCCTGATTTGGTAGAAGTTTAGTATTAGGATTCACGGGTGtgttaacaaattttgaattcatcaatctAGTTTCTTCCAAAATATCCAATGCATACTTTCTTTAAGATATATCACTGTTGGATTGtgtcaatacccaataaatatcTGAGTTGGTGATGACTGCATATTTATGCacacatttatgttttaaaattcaaatttttgatgagattcttgtgcttaaatgattgatttaaaatgaatttgtgaCGATTGGatttattgggtttgggaattaaagatgcttaaaatgtgattcttagttgcataaattattttggatgttctaatgtttatttgtgcacctgaagttagaattttattcatttaaagcaTGAAATTGAATGGTCAAAACTGATCCAATCTGGTCAACTCAGGGCTCCtatgcaattttgaaaagaaagagatagCTAAAGTGCAATTAGAGGAAAATTTTGGACTTCTGtacaattttgaataaaataaaaagggttgaaatatattagatataaggtaaaatattttatcaacaaaatattcatagttcaagcccaatcaagcctatataaagaaaCCCAAGAGAGGTAGAAATCATAACTCATTCATTTAGACTCCTCCACTACAAACAATCATCCactactcctctcacttttattttattaggtattctgttagcaaaatgatgaagatgaagttttgatgatgtccaaatcaagtcaagagaaatcaagattgaagatgttatgaagacttgtattgctatggaaagcttttgtaataattatggTTTAGTATCTAGGACTTAGATagttagtagttttatgtatgcattcaaaagtgatgtaaaaataagccaaacagcaaaaactctgcagtgctaatcgattaacacagggtgtaaatcgattgttccagtgcgccgtGAAGAAGCCCTGCATtgagctgttaatcgattaacaaggggtgttaatcgattaacgttaatcgattaacaagggctgttaatcgattaacacaggagccgtttgaaaaactagccgttttaagagccgttggactattcgttggggtgctaatcgattaaccactgtagctaatcgattaacacagtgtgaaaggctgaaaacgaaaaatggaagagtctttggatgagtctataaatagactctcatttcctctcaacaagaacttgagaaactcttcccttgtgctcaaatactcagaaactcttgagaattgtgtgctcttgctcagctaaggaaactctgtctgtagagttggtgatatactgctacggtgatagaggaatagctggttcatccttggtgtgtctaaggaggtgtctggaagaggaagttcatccttcgtgaagtattcggaggaggtgttcatccttcgtgaagtattcggaggaagtgtttcatcctttgtgaagattcaaaggaggtgttgtctcatctcttgtggcatcaagagaggtggtttctaaacttttacaaattgtatctttgtgattgtagtttgtaattgttttgtgttagtgaaactgtttatcttgttttgagataagcgactggacgtaggattggtaagatccgaaccaggataaaatcatctgtgcaaatttctctcaaccttactcttgctttatttgtctttattaattgctaagtaagtttaactgagtagaaattaaaaggcacaagttagtattaaaaaccctcttggtttgttattccacgctaaccattccgctgcagccgctcctgacaattggtatcagagcttgctttgatagtcattcaaatggcaggatcgtATCAAACATTTGtagagggtgcatcaatcaatagaccaccactattcacaggtgaaaattacgcattttggaaggtcagaatgcaaatttttatggaatctattgatatagatatttgggatgctgttgtatctggtccttttgttccaattaacaatatgcaggaaccaaagccccgtgaccaatggactgctcaagataagaaaaaatttggtaatgatgtaaaagctcgtaatattatttcatctgctttaactgttgatgagttttacaggatttctgtttgtaaaactgcacaagaaatgtgggaagtacttaaagtaacccatgaaggaacagatgatgttaagagagctagaaagaatacttTAATCCAGGAATatgaaatgttcaggatgaagcaaggagaaacaatagtagatgttcaaaaacgcttcaccaacatagtaaatcatcttattggattaggtaagtctttcgatactgatgagcttaatataaaaattttgaaatctttagacaggtcttggcaaccaaaagtgactgcaatttctgagtcacaaaatctcaacaccatgactatggcggcactttttggaaagttgagggaacatgaacttgacctcggaagactagatgaagaagaagcaaaagcaaaaactaagaaaaagagtctagccttgaaatctgaggttgaaagaagcaaaggtaaatcggaagatgaagactcagacgaagaagaagaattgagactcatgataaaaaggctcaacaggttcatgaagtctaaaggcaaaggaaaatttagatacgaaaagaaagataatccagtatcttcctcaaattaccgatgctatggttgcggagaaaaggggcatctaaaagcagactgcccaaatcaaaagaagggtgaagaaaggaaagaaaagaacttcttcaagaaaaagaaagcatacatcgcatgggaagacgacaatgagaccatttcagattcaagctactcagatgaagaagcaaacatctgtttagtggtgaacgacgacgctggaagccaagtaagtacatctagcgattctgataattctagtcaaattagtgaagatgaattgcatgaaatttatgctgctttaatagtagaatctgaaaaactagatcttgctcataagaaattgaaaaaggatttcaaaaatttaaaattaaattttgaaaatatttctgaagaaaataaaaatttgaaatcagattttgaaaatattcttgaagaaaataaaaatttaaaattaaattttgaaaatacttttgaagaaaataaaattttgaaaaataaagttttaatttatgaaaaaggtaaatttactagtagtgataaatgtgcatcttgtgttaatcataagaaactactagatgaaacaacctcaggagaatgtagtaaaactaatgaaaataaggttgttaaaaataagtatgttcctagaattaaaaataaacataatcatagaacccgtagaacttgggtagaaaaaggaacaacttataggaacacaaactttgtatcatgcttttattgtatgaaaaagggtcatacttcaaataaatgtaaaattaagcattatggtgttccaagtggtagatatatttgggttgtaaaatgatttcaaattttcaaactaacccaaaggacccatacaaaatagttgggtacctattgtttaaaatttaaaatttctttaaaacaatatttaagatatttttcttttaaaaatttgtttttgttctacatatttgaaaagaagaattaagaaatttttattccaaggtaACTGGAACTATTttttcaaacggaaaacatttgaaaaagaagattgtgtgcatgttgtctttgatgaaattatagaccttgaggcaaaacctcttgagtcatttgaattacatgcaggcaatgatgaagaattatagaagacaacaaaatgaagaatgatgacaatcctcaagatgaagatctaaacaaaatgtggaaacaacctagaggattctcATTCGAAATTGAAGGGATATCTAAAGGGGTactttatatttctatgtttttattagtgtatgccctttatatttccttgtatgcttgcctctttaaattcaataaaatgtatgttgcttttcttattatttctataCATACATGCTtctattaagggggagtatattttctaataaatttagggggagctatactacatcactttttaataatgatcaaaaagggggagaaatatttaaagtcttaaacttatttctaagtttaCTAActattgtttcttccttaagttgtattttaaatacagattattatcaaaagctttaaatcaagaaggttttgatcatcatcaaaaagggggagattgttagcaaaatgatgaagatgaagttttgatgatgtccaaatcaagtcaagagaaatcaagattgaagatgttatgaagacttgtattgctatggaaagcttttgtaataattatggTTTAGTATCTAGGACTTAGATagttagtagttttatgtatgcattcaaaagtgatgtaaaaataagccaaacagcaaaaactctgcagtgctaatcgattaacacagggtgtaaatcgattgttccagtgcgccgtGAAGAAGCCCTGCATtgagctgttaatcgattaacaaggggtgttaatcgattaacgttaatcgattaacaagggctgttaatcgattaacacaggagccgtttgaaaaactagccgttttaagagccgttggactattcgttggggtgctaatcgattaaccactgtagctaatcgattaacacagtgtgaaaggctgaaaacgaaaaatggaagagtctttggatgagtctataaatagactctcatttcctctcaacaagaacttgagaaactcttcccttgtgctcaaatactcagaaactcttgagaattgtgtgctcttgctcagctaaggaaactctgtctgtagagttggtgatatactgctacggtgatagaggaataacTGGTTCATcctggtgtgtctaaggaggtgtctggaagaggaagttcatccttcgtgaagtattcggaggaggtgttcatccttcgtgaagtattcggaggaagtgtttcatcctttgtgaagattcaaaggaggtgttgtctcatctcttgtggcatcaagagaggtggtttctaaacttttacaaat harbors:
- the LOC108322733 gene encoding single-stranded DNA-binding protein WHY1, chloroplastic, producing the protein MSHIVYSLPLKHLSLPFHSFVPRKFIVPLNRNFSFIFPTSLSVRCNHSNIVEPFPPLPQYPSVAELPQRVYADYSVYTAKGVLTLTPKPPEFESKASGAFGVSREGYMLLQFAPSVGTEESIYDWNQKQVFSLSVSEMGTLISLGAMESWEFSRETAKAKSNGIEVRKVLKMEPLLDATGHSFSLSVYKKPANMEEIEENIYLPIRRAQLAVLRSIFNYIVPYLLGWSAFASTIKAEVYSQMNSANPRYSANNERNR